aagagtcaGAGTCTCAAAAAGATTGATCTTGAGGATCAACAAGATTTTGAAGACTTGGAGGAACTTCTTACAGTTGAACAAACTGTTCGAAGTGATACACCAAAagggtttctttcttttgatgcTATTATCTCCATTGAACAGTTTAGTAGGTGAGCTAATCTAAACCACAGGATCATTGAATCATCTTCACTTTGTGGTTGTTGTTAAagtattcatttttctttgacccTTTATAAGCAGGATGAATGGAATCACTGGGAAGAAAATGCAGGATATATTTGAAACAATTGTTTCTCCAGCTTTATCTACTGATGCCCGGTACTTGGTGGAGTATTGCTGTTTCAGGTTTTTATCGAGGGATAGCTCGGAGTTTCATCCGTGTCTCAAGGTATCTGGAAACTGGGATGCTTTACACTTATTGTTTCAGAAATGGAGAGTATTGTTTATTGGTTTCTGAAGCATTGAAAATTATCTCTTCATAGGAACCTGCATTCCAGAGGCTTATATTCATCACAATGCTCGCGTGGGCGAATCCATAttgtaaagaaagaaatgcaCGCAATGATGCCTCAGGAAAACcttcttttcaggtatttCTTAGACCGTTCATTTCGTCTGTCTAGCTTATATGAAGACAAAAGTTCTTTATTCTCGAATTGAATCTTATTGTTGCTCTGAAGGTTGATAGTGGTAATAgtataaacaaacaaagtttgtGATATCAGATTGTATTCTGCTCTTTGGGTAGCAGATCAATACTGATGAAGGTTATTGATGTTGAAGGGACGATTTATTGGGGAAGAGGCATTTATTCGTATTGCTCCAGCTATTTCAGGCTTGGCTGATAGGGCTACTGTACATAACCTTTTCAAGGCTCTAGCTACTGCCACTGATCAAAAAGGCATTTCTTTGGAGATTTGGCTTGCTTACATCCAGGAACTTGTCAAGTGAGTATGACATTTGGGTTGCTTTCCATtacttgtttcattttcagaTAGTGTGAACTGTAGTAAACTTTTTGGATAGCATGCATCTAAAATCTTTGTGCATTCAATGATATCTTTAGTTTGTAAACACTTGGGAGTTTAAGTGTATGATGTCCCTATAAACTTTGCTTTCTGTTTAATATGGACTCAATATAGCTTTTCAAGCTGAATATTGTCTTTTCGTACTAGTAGAGTTGAAATGTATGTGAACCGCATTAACGTAGATTTTGCATAAGTAAATATGACCCAACGTTGTTTACCTAGCTGAGTATCTTTCCATTGTCAGAACAGAATACACGAGGGACGGAAGTCACACCAGACTACAGACTTTCCGCAGTTGTCATCGGAGAGACTTTTATGCATGGCCGCCAACAGGAAAGGACCTGTTTTAAAGTGGGAGAATAACGTTGCATGGCCTGGAAAACTTACTTTAACTGATAAAGCCCTCTATTTCGAGGtaattagttcttttttttctaagtcCCTTGGGAAGGAGCGAGCGAGTGAACACTCTTTTCTGTTTGCTTTTATAGATGAAGAACACTTCAGTTTTACATATTTACTGCATTGATATGCAACGTTAGCTGGAATTCTaagttgtttaattttaaactttgCGAACCCATGTCTTATTAGAATGTTCTTTTGGTGTAGAAATGAGAACCCTAAACCCTTCTCATGGAAATGCTCTTTTGGTTTCAGCCAGTTGACATAAAAGGAAGTAAAGGGGTCTTGAGACTTGATCTCGCTGGAGACAAGTCAACAGTGGAGAAAGCGAAAGTGGGGCCTCTGggcttttctctctttgattcTGCAGTTTCTGTTTCATCCGGCCCCGGGTGAGTTCATATGTTCATGTAGCTGATCACTGATGTCGTTCTGATATGTCTCTGACGGTGCCATTTGTCTGGGTGGTCGTTTACCTATATGCTAACCTGTAAATATTCATTTAGGTTGGCCACTTGGGTTCTGGAGTTCGTTGACCTTGGAGGAGAACTTAGACGAGATGTTTGGCATGCAATTATTAGTGAAGTTATAGCATTGCACACATTTCTACGAGAATTTGGGCCAGGAGAGGGTGATAAGTCGCTGTATCAAGTGTTTGGTGCAAAGAAGGGTAAGGAAAAAGCAATTGCAAGTGCATCTAACTGTATTGCAAGACTTCAAGCTCTTCAATATATGCGGAATTTGCCTGATGATCCTATCAAACTAGTTCagttctcttttcttcaacaaGTAGCCTATGGTGACATCGTGTGTCAAACTTTAGCCGTAAATTTTTGGGGTGGACCACTATTGACCAAAGTTTCAGACAAACGAGGTGATATTGCCAGGGCTTCCAGAGAGTCCTATGAAACTTTTGATAACGTGTCTGATCTAGATGGAAGTGTTTACTTGAAAAGGTGGATGAGATCTCCTTCCTGGGGTTCAACTGCATCCATGAACTTCTGGAAAAACTCTTCTCTAAGACAAGGCTTAGTTCTGAGCAAACACCTTGCGGTTGCTGATCTTACACTTGTAGAGAGGGCAACAGAAACATGTAGACAAAAATACAAGGTGGTCGAAAAAACTCAAGCCACTATTGATGCTGCAACTATCAAAGGGATACCTAGTAACATTGACCTCTTTAAGGTAACACTTTTTCTCCATTGATAGTTTTGCTACAAACATTGTTTTGGACGGTTTCCTAATTCGTCATGTTTAGACAACTTTCATCTCTTGTGTCAATGGACTCGGTATTTGTAGTATTTTTCATTACCTTGCAAACtattacataaaattaaataagtagAGACCGTAGTGACTCAATGTTGTCCTGCtactcttattttttaatccCAGGAACTCATTCTACCACTGAGTATAACTGCCACAGAGTTTGAGAAACTCAGGTGCTGGGAGGAGCCTTACATGACGGTCTCTTTTCTAGCATTTGCATCAACGATAATTTTCAGGTTGGTTGACACTTAGACATGTGATAAATGTGATATCTCGTGCACATTAATGATTCTTAGGTTTAAGACTTGTAATCGCATGCAGAGAAATCATATTATCATTGCTGCTTCAAGTTAGATATTATTATCATTGCTTCAAGTTAGACTTAGTAATGATCTGATACCACTGAGGATACTTTTCTGCGCCTCAGGAACCTTTTGCAGTACGTTCTTCCCGtgtctttgatatttttggcAACTGGGATGCTTACGTTGAAGGGACTCAGACGACAAGGCCGTCTAGGAAGATTGTTTGGAATAATTAGCATTCGAGATCAGCCATCTTCAAATactattcaaaaaataattgctGTCAAAGACGCCATGCAAAATCTGGAGAGCTATCTCCAAAAGGTGAATGTAGTGCTTCTAAAACTACGGACAATTGTATTATCTGGTCATCCTCAGGTATGTTCTAATCACTGGATCAGGTTTCAGAGCTTTTTATTGCATTCCTTCTCTTACCTGGTGACGCGATTTGAAACTTTTCTCAGATAACTACTGAAGTAGCACTGGCTATGCTATCTATTGCAACGGTTCTAGTCATTGTCCCTTTCAAGTATGTTCTGGCTTTTGTTCTCTACGATCAATTTACTCGGGAGCTCGAGTTCCGGAAAGAAATGGTCAAGAAATTTAATGCTTTCTTACGGGAACGTTGGGAGATGGTACCAGCAGCTCCTGTCATTGTTTTACCGTTTGTTAATGAAGAGTCTACACCAGCAACTCAGGAAAACAAGCAGCTCAGAAAACCAACACCGAGAGGTGATTGATAAAAAGTGCCAAATTTGTATAATCTAGTGGCGTGTGCATGTTTTAACTAGAAGCTCAAGAAGgaacaaatatcaaattgtAGTTGACAATGATTCATTAAATGTATATGAAAAGTAGTATAGATGTTAGTTGTTTATGCTTATTGCTCATCTTCTTAAAAATCTATTTCCAAAACCTGTCAGCCTTAAGAAATTCATTATGATCCGCTCGTGGCAACTCTATCCGTTAGTCTCAGATAATCCTGTGctcatttatttcttttgatctttatCTGAAGAGGTTTAGAAAAAATTTCGTCATGGTCATGTCTCCTTGCGTATGCAGTTTTAGTCTCTTATTATGGAAATTTCAAGCATGATGCAAGCTTTTTGACTCGCTTACATGCAAGCAGTCGAAACGTGAGAGAGTAAGCAGTTACAAAGTGAATCAGAAATTCCGGAAGATAACTCCTTTGTGTCACATGCAGCATGTTTTGCTTAGAGCCTTTTATATAACAATCTTTCCATATTCACAAGTTAAGTAAAATGAACACAaacagaaagaagatgaaagtcCATATTGGAGGATATGTGTTGATACTTGCCTTGACGGTTTCTGTTATATTACAGCAGCCTGAGTTGGTCACTGGACAAGCTAGAGTTCCTGCTATGTTTGTACTTGGAGACTCATTGGTCGATGCTGGTAACAACAACTTTCTACAAACTGTAGCTCGAGCCAATTTCCTCCCTTATGGCATCGACATGAACTACCAGCCTACTGGCAGATTTAGCAACGGCCTGACTTTCATTGATCTGCTAGGTAAAATTTCAGACACTTGAACGAAGTTCATTTCGTCAAGATTCATCAGTTTGTCTTAGTATTCTCTTATCTTActaaaaaacacaatttcttCTGTAAAAAACAGCTCGGTTGTTAGAAATTCCATCACCCCCTCCCTTCGCGGATCCAACCACATCAGGCAATAGAATCCTCCAAGGAGTTAACTACGCGTCTGCAGCTGCTGGCATCCTCGATGTATCAGGCTACAActatgtatgtttttgttcaaAGATATGTTAGTGTTAAATGGATAGAGGAATGATAATGTGGTGTGCAGGGTGGAAGATTCAGCCTGAACCAGCAAATGGTGAATCTAGAGACGACACTAAGCCAACTGCGAACGATGATGAGTCCCCAAAACTTTACGGATTACTTAGCAAGGTCGCTTGTGGTTCTCGTTTTTGGAAGCAATGACTATATCAACAACTACCTTATGCCTAATCTCTACGATTCCAGCATAAGATTCAGACCACCTGACTTTGCCAATCTACTTCTCAGTCAATACGCTCGCCAGCTTCTGGTAATGTTTTACATCAAATCTTCATAtggtattattttattaatcaatcTTCTGATAATCTTTTGAATCTATGTGTAGACTCTTTACAGCCTAGgtctaagaaaaatatttatacctGGAGTAGCACCACTAGGCTGCATACCAAACCAACGAGCCAGAGGTATCTCGCCACCTGATAGATGTGTTGACAGCGTGAATCAGATTCTAGGCACATTTAACCAAGGGCTAAAGTCACTTGTTGATCAGCTGAACCAGCGATCACCTGGAGCCATCTATGTATACGGCAACACCTATAGCGCAATTGGTGACATCTTAAACAACCCAGCTGCTTACGGTACACTTATTCTCGGATAACATGGTTGTCAAAGGAGTTTCTTCTATGATTTCTACTCTGATCAAACATGGTTTATATGGTACAGGATTTAGCGTAGTAGACAGGGCTTGTTGCGGGATTGGGAGGAACCAAGGACAAATTACATGTCTGCCGTTGCAGACTCCTTGTCCCAACAGAAATCAGTATGTCTTTTGGGATGCATTCCATCCTACTCAGACTGCTAACTCCATTCTGGCTAGACGAGCTTTCTATGGTCCACCTTCCGACGCATATCCTGTCAATGTCCAACAGATGACACTCCTTCACTagtatattttggttttcgtGTTTCTTTGAAGTTGTATGTTATAATGATTGAACCTATCTATCTATGAGTATCGAGTATCAAGTTGAAACCAAAATGCTTGTACTAAATAACATATGTGCtaatgaaaacaagaagacCCATGATTTAGAAGTCTTAGAGAGGACATATTAGTTTCAAAACAGAGCATGCCGAGTTTCGTGTGCACCAAATGCCAGAAAAAAGAACACATGCATTTTCAATTTACTCCGTTCCTACTACTCTCATCATTTCATTTATCCCACTCCAGCTCTAACTGTGGTTCAGTCTTTAGATGAGAAACATTCCTCGACGGCAGAGCTTCAGTATTAACGTGACCAGTTAACCGATTCCAACCCATGATGTGTGGAAGAGCAAACTgcacaaaatacaaaatctgGTTAAAAAACAATCACCAATATCCCTTGAAGAATATATACTTGATCCAGATTCATGTGCTAAAACTGACAGAGAAGCAATGCCCTTGGTTTTTCTAGTCAATGTTTTTGGTTCTCGAACTGATATAATAGTAACAGAATATAGAGAACGCAGAATAAAAATCTTATCTTACACTAAAAGCTGTCTTCATCACTGCAAATTCAGCTTTTGTGACAGGAACCACAAAATAGTCATTGGTTTTGAGGATGCTATTGTTAACGCCTGCAACAAAACCGCAGAAGGTAAGTGTTTATACAGCATTAAGAATTCAGCATTCCTATTGTTATAAGACAGCTATTCTGTGCGAAAACTGTTATCGCCATATTACAAAACTAATACAAGTGCAAGCTTCTAAATTTACTAAACAGAAAGCTCCCATAACTAAGTATTTCAGTACTGATTATCCATGTTAATTTGATAGAAGCCTTACTCAATGAGATGAAGTAGCCGCTACCATCTGCGTGGGGCTTAACTGACAGTGACTTCCTGACTTGACCAGCATTACTGAGGAGTCAAAGACAAGTCTATGTCAGAACATGAAAATGCTGcgataaaaatataatgtattgaagcaaaaaaagacaaacctTGATTTCATGGAAGGGTCATGGAAAAACTCGGAGCTGTCTTTGGAACCCATGCTAATTAAGGATCCAACTTCAGTAGGTGACAAAGCAAATTTCTGCAATAATGTAggaaacaaaccaaatttatcagaggagaaagaagagacaagtgaagaagatagagagtGTGAAAAAGATCAATACCTGTTTCTTTTCCCAGTCGTACTTACGCTCACCAATAGCAGGCATAAAAGTCATCATTAAGGATCCACGACGATCTATCCGAAGATTTCCCGACTAAACAATTGTACTCACAGTAAGTAATGAGAATCTAAAAGAAGCCTTTAAAGAGAACacacaaaactaaaaagaaatggATTTTGGGCTTACATCGATTTCAGTGAAACTGGGAAGAACAGGTTCAACAGAGAGAGCAGCTTTTCCTTTGAAGATAGAATAAGGTGCGAACAATCGACCACTAGGCTTTGCGGCATCTTCTCAaatcaagcaaacaaaattagGGCAAGTACACTTAAACTGACGAAACGGAAACAAACCAAGTTCTTACCTTTACCAGGGAATCCACGTCCAGGGGTTGAAGAATTTGACCAGCTTGCAAAACCACGCAACGTCGAAGCTTCGAAAAGTGACTTACTTTGGTCACAAAGGCTCCtgctttaacaaaaacaaaccaaccCAGAGAAGCCATTTTAAGAGTAATGAAATCTAAAATCTGAATTTTGAGAGGAACTGAAGTAACCTGGAGAGCAAAGAGCGGGCTtgcttcatcatcttcttctgtctCGAGTAAAAAGCATCACTTGAGGTCTTCCGACTTCTGAggttttatgatttatcaaaACGGGTTTTATCGGGCGACCCATATTTTAACCcgtttgttttatatataagtctTTTAACGGCCCAATGGGCCTTTATTGTTGATTGGGAAATTAAAAATCAGATTAGAGAAGACGAACGAATCTGAGAAAggtgaagctgaagaagaagaagaagaagaagaagaagaagaagaagaagaagaagactctcTAATGGCGGACTCAAACTGATTTCGAGGATTCTGATTTCGTTTTCTAGTTGAAGATCTTTCAACTCTTAATCTCATTAGGAAGATGTCCGACATTTCCATTGACGCATTGgtacttcattttttttgcattCGTGATCTTCTAGCCTTAATCATGGATCCTTTATGATCTCTTGTCTAATTCGCTTTGCTCTTCTATCTGAAATTCATAGGGCCAAACTATGGGGGACTTTAGTAATCATGAGAAACTTGGATTTGATTTAGGAGCATTTGTTGGAGACTTGGcttttgaagaagattcagGCAGGTAACGTTCTCATGTTTTGTATCTTAATTCGACTATAACATATGTTTCTgcttctctttgttcttctgaTTAGAATGCTCTCCTTTGATTTGTTTGGCAGTGAGGATATTTCATTGGAAGGGCTTCAACAAGAACTTGAAGAATGTGAAAGTGATGAGGTAAGTTATTCACTTAACTGAGATCAAACTTATAAAGCTAGCACCTCGGTTCTTCTTTTTCGAAGTATTGTTTCTACTCTCATTTGAGTTACTTTGGAGTACATGGATTGATCATAGAATGTTAGATCCATGGATATGATGTCCTTTCTATCTTGTTTGTGTGAAATGTCAGGTTGTTGCCAATATACTGTCTAGTGGTGACAAACTTAGAGAATATGCAAAAGGGGTTGAAAACAATCTACGCAAGGTTGAATTGGATTCAATCGAGGTTGTTATTCTCTACCTGTGCTACATTGTGGCACTTgttgttttctactttttatGTACTTCCGTCTATAAGTTCGGGAATTTCTTTGATATCGTAAGTAACTAACTTAAATGCTTTACATTCCATGAATACTCAGGATTACATAAAGGAAAGTGACAACCTAGTCTCACTTCACGATCAGATTCGTGACTGTGACAGCATCCTGTCACAAATGGAAACTCTTCTCAGTGGATTTCAGGTATTTGAAAATTAgacatttatataatttgtgtgtatgtatgtgCTTCTTTCTCCTTATTCTGACTTTTGCTTAATGGGAggaatttttttactttgaaatacatatattttttcctgGTAATCTAAATGTGcactttgcttcttttctttcaggAAGAGATTGGTTCTATAAGTTCAGACATAAAGATTCTTCAAGAAAAGTCAATGGACATGGGTTTGAGATTGAAAAACCGCAGGGTATAGCTAATCAGAAACCACTATTGGTATTATCTCTTGCTGCTTTCACTCGTGACTCATCCAAATGAACTCTTCTATTTGAATAGGTGGCTGAATCAAAGCTAGCAAAATTTGTCGAAGACATTATAGTGCCACCAAAGATGATAGATGTAATTGTTGACGGAGagg
This sequence is a window from Arabidopsis thaliana chromosome 1 sequence. Protein-coding genes within it:
- a CDS encoding chromosome-partitioning protein, putative (DUF639) (Plant protein of unknown function (DUF639); FUNCTIONS IN: molecular_function unknown; INVOLVED IN: biological_process unknown; LOCATED IN: cellular_component unknown; CONTAINS InterPro DOMAIN/s: Protein of unknown function DUF639 (InterPro:IPR006927); BEST Arabidopsis thaliana protein match is: Plant protein of unknown function (DUF639) (TAIR:AT1G48840.1); Has 140 Blast hits to 137 proteins in 12 species: Archae - 0; Bacteria - 0; Metazoa - 0; Fungi - 0; Plants - 140; Viruses - 0; Other Eukaryotes - 0 (source: NCBI BLink).), with translation MAQRVGALKRLKLSSATPDFPIGFRCDGVRVHRRCSFSRNCASNRKPRLRIVAQKKWKLNDIDTNVVQERFSQWVSKSQKILSDVTSPLKKKSQSLKKIDLEDQQDFEDLEELLTVEQTVRSDTPKGFLSFDAIISIEQFSRMNGITGKKMQDIFETIVSPALSTDARYLVEYCCFRFLSRDSSEFHPCLKEPAFQRLIFITMLAWANPYCKERNARNDASGKPSFQGRFIGEEAFIRIAPAISGLADRATVHNLFKALATATDQKGISLEIWLAYIQELVKIHEGRKSHQTTDFPQLSSERLLCMAANRKGPVLKWENNVAWPGKLTLTDKALYFEPVDIKGSKGVLRLDLAGDKSTVEKAKVGPLGFSLFDSAVSVSSGPGLATWVLEFVDLGGELRRDVWHAIISEVIALHTFLREFGPGEGDKSLYQVFGAKKGKEKAIASASNCIARLQALQYMRNLPDDPIKLVQFSFLQQVAYGDIVCQTLAVNFWGGPLLTKVSDKRGDIARASRESYETFDNVSDLDGSVYLKRWMRSPSWGSTASMNFWKNSSLRQGLVLSKHLAVADLTLVERATETCRQKYKVVEKTQATIDAATIKGIPSNIDLFKELILPLSITATEFEKLRCWEEPYMTVSFLAFASTIIFRNLLQYVLPVSLIFLATGMLTLKGLRRQGRLGRLFGIISIRDQPSSNTIQKIIAVKDAMQNLESYLQKVNVVLLKLRTIVLSGHPQITTEVALAMLSIATVLVIVPFKYVLAFVLYDQFTRELEFRKEMVKKFNAFLRERWEMVPAAPVIVLPFVNEESTPATQENKQLRKPTPRGD
- a CDS encoding chromosome-partitioning protein, putative (DUF639) (Plant protein of unknown function (DUF639); CONTAINS InterPro DOMAIN/s: Protein of unknown function DUF639 (InterPro:IPR006927); BEST Arabidopsis thaliana protein match is: Plant protein of unknown function (DUF639) (TAIR:AT1G48840.1); Has 140 Blast hits to 137 proteins in 13 species: Archae - 0; Bacteria - 2; Metazoa - 0; Fungi - 0; Plants - 138; Viruses - 0; Other Eukaryotes - 0 (source: NCBI BLink).) translates to MAQRVGALKRLKLSSATPDFPIGFRCDGVRVHRRCSFSRNCASNRKPRLRIVAQKKWKLNDIDTNVVQERFSQWVSKSQKILSDVTSPLKKKSQSLKKIDLEDQQDFEDLEELLTVEQTVRSDTPKGFLSFDAIISIEQFSSRMNGITGKKMQDIFETIVSPALSTDARYLVEYCCFRFLSRDSSEFHPCLKEPAFQRLIFITMLAWANPYCKERNARNDASGKPSFQGRFIGEEAFIRIAPAISGLADRATVHNLFKALATATDQKGISLEIWLAYIQELVKIHEGRKSHQTTDFPQLSSERLLCMAANRKGPVLKWENNVAWPGKLTLTDKALYFEPVDIKGSKGVLRLDLAGDKSTVEKAKVGPLGFSLFDSAVSVSSGPGLATWVLEFVDLGGELRRDVWHAIISEVIALHTFLREFGPGEGDKSLYQVFGAKKGKEKAIASASNCIARLQALQYMRNLPDDPIKLVQFSFLQQVAYGDIVCQTLAVNFWGGPLLTKVSDKRGDIARASRESYETFDNVSDLDGSVYLKRWMRSPSWGSTASMNFWKNSSLRQGLVLSKHLAVADLTLVERATETCRQKYKVVEKTQATIDAATIKGIPSNIDLFKELILPLSITATEFEKLRCWEEPYMTVSFLAFASTIIFRNLLQYVLPVSLIFLATGMLTLKGLRRQGRLGRLFGIISIRDQPSSNTIQKIIAVKDAMQNLESYLQKVNVVLLKLRTIVLSGHPQITTEVALAMLSIATVLVIVPFKYVLAFVLYDQFTRELEFRKEMVKKFNAFLRERWEMVPAAPVIVLPFVNEESTPATQENKQLRKPTPRGD
- a CDS encoding chromosome-partitioning protein, putative (DUF639), with the translated sequence MAQRVGALKRLKLSSATPDFPIGFRCDGVRVHRRCSFSRNCASNRKPRLRIVAQKKWKLNDIDTNVVQERFSQWVSKSQKILSDVTSPLKKKSQSLKKIDLEDQQDFEDLEELLTVEQTVRSDTPKGFLSFDAIISIEQFSRMNGITGKKMQDIFETIVSPALSTDARYLVEYCCFRFLSRDSSEFHPCLKEPAFQRLIFITMLAWANPYCKERNARNDASGKPSFQGRFIGEEAFIRIAPAISGLADRATVHNLFKALATATDQKGISLEIWLAYIQELVKIHEGRKSHQTTDFPQLSSERLLCMAANRKGPVLKWENNVAWPGKLTLTDKALYFEPVDIKGSKGVLRLDLAGDKSTVEKAKVGPLGFSLFDSAVSVSSGPGLATWVLEFVDLGGELRRDVWHAIISEVIALHTFLREFGPGEGDKSLYQVFGAKKGKEKAIASASNCIARLQALQYMRNLPDDPIKLVQFSFLQQVAYGDIVCQTLAVNFWGGPLLTKVSDKRGDIARASRESYETFDNVSDLDGSVYLKRWMRSPSWGSTASMNFWKNSSLRQGLVLSKHLAVADLTLVERATETCRQKYKVVEKTQATIDAATIKGIPSNIDLFKELILPLSITATEFEKLRCWEEPYMTVSFLAFASTIIFRLVDT
- a CDS encoding GDSL-like Lipase/Acylhydrolase superfamily protein (GDSL-like Lipase/Acylhydrolase superfamily protein; FUNCTIONS IN: hydrolase activity, acting on ester bonds, lipase activity, carboxylesterase activity; INVOLVED IN: lipid metabolic process; LOCATED IN: endomembrane system; CONTAINS InterPro DOMAIN/s: Lipase, GDSL, active site (InterPro:IPR008265), Lipase, GDSL (InterPro:IPR001087); BEST Arabidopsis thaliana protein match is: GDSL-like Lipase/Acylhydrolase superfamily protein (TAIR:AT5G08460.1); Has 3499 Blast hits to 3462 proteins in 237 species: Archae - 0; Bacteria - 354; Metazoa - 0; Fungi - 36; Plants - 3096; Viruses - 0; Other Eukaryotes - 13 (source: NCBI BLink).), with amino-acid sequence MNTNRKKMKVHIGGYVLILALTVSVILQQPELVTGQARVPAMFVLGDSLVDAGNNNFLQTVARANFLPYGIDMNYQPTGRFSNGLTFIDLLARLLEIPSPPPFADPTTSGNRILQGVNYASAAAGILDVSGYNYGGRFSLNQQMVNLETTLSQLRTMMSPQNFTDYLARSLVVLVFGSNDYINNYLMPNLYDSSIRFRPPDFANLLLSQYARQLLTLYSLGLRKIFIPGVAPLGCIPNQRARGISPPDRCVDSVNQILGTFNQGLKSLVDQLNQRSPGAIYVYGNTYSAIGDILNNPAAYGFSVVDRACCGIGRNQGQITCLPLQTPCPNRNQYVFWDAFHPTQTANSILARRAFYGPPSDAYPVNVQQMTLLH
- the ATWHY2 gene encoding WHIRLY 2 (WHIRLY 2 (ATWHY2); CONTAINS InterPro DOMAIN/s: ssDNA-binding transcriptional regulator (InterPro:IPR009044), Plant transcription factor (InterPro:IPR013742); BEST Arabidopsis thaliana protein match is: ssDNA-binding transcriptional regulator (TAIR:AT1G14410.1); Has 105 Blast hits to 105 proteins in 29 species: Archae - 0; Bacteria - 0; Metazoa - 0; Fungi - 0; Plants - 90; Viruses - 0; Other Eukaryotes - 15 (source: NCBI BLink).) encodes the protein MMKQARSLLSRSLCDQSKSLFEASTLRGFASWSNSSTPGRGFPGKDAAKPSGRLFAPYSIFKGKAALSVEPVLPSFTEIDSGNLRIDRRGSLMMTFMPAIGERKYDWEKKQKFALSPTEVGSLISMGSKDSSEFFHDPSMKSSNAGQVRKSLSVKPHADGSGYFISLSVNNSILKTNDYFVVPVTKAEFAVMKTAFSFALPHIMGWNRLTGHVNTEALPSRNVSHLKTEPQLELEWDK